In Streptomyces ambofaciens ATCC 23877, a single genomic region encodes these proteins:
- the serA gene encoding phosphoglycerate dehydrogenase: protein MSSKPVVLIAEELSPATVDALGPDFEIRQCNGADRAELLPAIADVDAILVRSATKVDAEAIAAAKKLKVVARAGVGLDNVDVSAATKAGVMVVNAPTSNIVTAAELACGLLVATARNIPQANAALKNGEWKRSKYTGVELAEKTLGVVGLGRIGALVAQRMSAFGMKVVAYDPYVQPARAAQMGVKVLSLDELLEVSDFITVHLPKTPETLGLIGDEALRKVKPSVRIVNAARGGIVDEEALYSALKEGRVAGAGLDVYAKEPCTDSPLFEFDQVVCTPHLGASTDEAQEKAGIAVAKSVRLALAGELVPDAVNVQGGVIAEDVKPGLPLAERLGRIFTALAGEVAVRLDVEVYGEITQHDVKVLELSALKGVFEDVVDETVSYVNAPLFAQERGVEVRLTTSSESPEHRNVVTVRGTLSDGEEVSVSGTLAGPKHLQKIVAVGEYDVDLALADHMLVLRYEDRPGVVGTVGRVIGEAGINIAGMQVARATVGGEALAVLTVDDTVPAGVLAEVAAEIGATSARSVNLV, encoded by the coding sequence GTGAGCTCGAAACCCGTCGTACTCATCGCTGAAGAGCTGTCGCCCGCGACCGTGGACGCGCTTGGCCCCGACTTCGAGATCCGCCAGTGCAACGGCGCGGACCGGGCCGAACTGCTCCCCGCCATCGCCGACGTGGACGCGATCCTGGTCCGCTCCGCGACCAAGGTCGACGCCGAGGCCATCGCCGCCGCGAAGAAGCTCAAGGTCGTCGCCCGCGCCGGTGTCGGTCTGGACAACGTGGACGTCTCCGCCGCCACCAAGGCCGGCGTGATGGTGGTCAACGCCCCGACCTCCAACATCGTGACCGCCGCCGAGCTGGCCTGCGGTCTCCTCGTCGCCACCGCCCGCAACATCCCGCAGGCCAACGCCGCGCTGAAGAACGGCGAGTGGAAGCGCAGCAAGTACACCGGTGTCGAGCTGGCCGAGAAGACCCTCGGTGTCGTGGGCCTCGGCCGCATCGGCGCCCTCGTCGCGCAGCGCATGTCGGCCTTCGGCATGAAGGTCGTCGCCTACGACCCCTACGTGCAGCCCGCGCGGGCCGCGCAGATGGGCGTCAAGGTCCTGTCGCTGGACGAGCTGCTCGAGGTCTCCGACTTCATCACCGTCCACCTCCCCAAGACCCCCGAGACCCTCGGCCTGATCGGCGACGAGGCGCTGCGCAAGGTCAAGCCGAGCGTCCGCATCGTCAACGCCGCGCGCGGCGGCATCGTCGACGAGGAGGCGCTGTACTCGGCGCTCAAGGAGGGCCGCGTCGCCGGCGCGGGCCTGGACGTGTACGCCAAGGAGCCGTGCACCGACTCCCCGCTGTTCGAGTTCGACCAGGTCGTCTGCACCCCGCACCTCGGTGCCTCCACCGACGAGGCCCAGGAGAAGGCCGGCATCGCCGTCGCCAAGTCGGTGCGCCTCGCCCTCGCCGGTGAGCTGGTCCCCGACGCGGTGAACGTCCAGGGCGGCGTCATCGCCGAGGACGTCAAGCCCGGCCTGCCGCTCGCCGAGCGCCTCGGCCGCATCTTCACCGCGCTCGCCGGTGAGGTCGCCGTCCGCCTCGACGTCGAGGTCTACGGCGAGATCACCCAGCACGACGTGAAGGTGCTGGAGCTCTCCGCCCTCAAGGGCGTCTTCGAGGACGTCGTCGACGAGACCGTGTCCTACGTCAACGCCCCGCTCTTCGCCCAGGAGCGCGGTGTGGAGGTCCGGCTGACCACCAGCTCGGAGTCGCCGGAGCACCGCAACGTCGTCACGGTCCGCGGCACCCTCTCGGACGGCGAGGAGGTGTCGGTCTCCGGCACGCTGGCCGGCCCGAAGCACCTCCAGAAGATCGTCGCAGTCGGCGAGTACGACGTCGACCTCGCCCTCGCCGACCACATGCTGGTCCTGCGCTACGAGGACCGTCCCGGCGTCGTCGGCACCGTCGGCCGCGTCATCGGCGAGGCCGGTATCAACATCGCCGGCATGCAGGTCGCCCGCGCGACGGTGGGCGGCGAGGCGCTGGCCGTGCTGACCGTCGACGACACCGTGCCCGCCGGGGTGCTGGCCGAGGTCGCGGCGGAGATCGGGGCCACGTCGGCCCGGTCGGTGAACCTGGTCTGA
- a CDS encoding TetR/AcrR family transcriptional regulator, giving the protein MGHREDLLDGAKRCLLAKGFARTTARDIVRESGTNLASIGYHYGSKDALLAQAYVALVEGMGDSFEGDGTARSTTAPGSTERFREVWANIIGTMREPGSIWRLSMEALVMGDRMPEVRDHLARAQREAGRGLVPLLMGGREEDVSDETADTVGMFYVTLMTGLIAQWTFDPKSAPEAGALAEGLRRVVEAATGGAP; this is encoded by the coding sequence ATGGGACACCGTGAGGATCTGCTCGACGGCGCGAAGCGCTGTCTGCTCGCCAAGGGGTTCGCGCGCACGACCGCCCGCGACATCGTCAGGGAGTCGGGGACCAACCTGGCGTCCATCGGGTACCACTACGGCTCCAAGGACGCGCTGCTCGCGCAGGCCTACGTGGCGCTGGTCGAGGGGATGGGCGACTCCTTCGAGGGGGACGGGACCGCGCGCAGCACCACCGCGCCCGGCTCGACCGAGCGGTTCCGGGAGGTGTGGGCCAACATCATCGGGACCATGCGGGAGCCGGGCTCGATCTGGCGGCTCAGCATGGAGGCCCTGGTCATGGGCGACCGGATGCCCGAGGTGCGCGACCATCTGGCGCGGGCCCAGCGGGAAGCGGGGCGCGGTCTCGTTCCCCTACTCATGGGCGGGCGCGAGGAGGACGTCTCCGACGAGACGGCGGACACGGTCGGCATGTTCTACGTGACCCTGATGACGGGCCTCATCGCGCAGTGGACCTTCGACCCGAAGAGCGCGCCGGAGGCCGGAGCCCTGGCCGAGGGCCTGCGCCGGGTGGTCGAGGCCGCTACAGGCGGTGCGCCTTGA
- the ilvN gene encoding acetolactate synthase small subunit, giving the protein MSKHTLSVLVENKPGILARIAALFSRRGFNIDSLAVGVTEHPDISRITIVVGVEELPLEQVTKQLNKLVEVLKIVELEPAHAVQRELVLVKVRSDNETRSQIVEIVQLFRAKTVDVSPEAVTIEATGSSDKLSAMLRMLEPYGIKELVQSGTIAIGRGARSITDRSLRALDRSA; this is encoded by the coding sequence ATGTCCAAGCACACGCTCTCCGTCCTGGTGGAGAACAAGCCGGGCATCCTGGCCCGGATCGCCGCCCTCTTCTCCCGCCGCGGCTTCAACATCGACTCGCTCGCGGTCGGCGTCACCGAGCACCCCGACATCTCCCGCATCACCATCGTCGTGGGGGTGGAGGAGCTGCCGCTGGAGCAGGTGACCAAGCAGCTCAACAAGCTGGTCGAGGTCCTGAAGATCGTCGAGCTGGAGCCGGCCCACGCCGTCCAGCGCGAACTCGTCCTGGTGAAGGTGCGCTCCGACAACGAGACGCGCTCCCAGATCGTCGAGATCGTCCAGCTCTTCCGCGCCAAGACCGTCGACGTCTCCCCGGAGGCCGTCACCATCGAGGCCACCGGCAGCAGCGACAAGCTGTCCGCCATGCTCAGGATGCTGGAACCGTACGGCATCAAGGAGCTGGTCCAGTCCGGCACGATCGCCATCGGCCGCGGCGCCCGTTCGATCACGGACCGTTCGCTGCGCGCGCTCGACCGGTCCGCATAA
- the ilvC gene encoding ketol-acid reductoisomerase has translation MAELFYDADADLSIIQGRKVAVIGYGSQGHAHALSLRDSGVDVRVGLHEGSKSKAKAEEQGLRVVSPSEAAAEADVIMILVPDPIQAQVYEEHIKDNLKDGDALFFGHGLNIRFGFIKPPAGVDVCMVAPKGPGHLVRRQYEEGRGVPCIAAVEQDASGNAFALALSYAKGIGGTRAGVIKTTFTEETETDLFGEQAVLCGGTAALVKAGFETLTEAGYQPEIAYFECLHELKLIVDLMYEGGLEKMRWSISETAEWGDYVTGPRIITDATKAEMKKVLAEIQDGTFAKNWMDEYHGGLKKYNEYKQQDSEHLLETTGKQLRKLMSWVDEEA, from the coding sequence GTGGCCGAGCTGTTCTACGACGCCGACGCCGACCTGTCCATCATCCAGGGCCGCAAGGTCGCGGTCATCGGGTACGGCAGCCAGGGCCACGCCCACGCCCTGTCGCTGCGCGACTCCGGCGTCGACGTGCGCGTCGGTCTGCACGAGGGCTCCAAGTCCAAGGCCAAGGCCGAGGAGCAGGGCCTGCGCGTGGTGAGCCCGTCCGAGGCCGCCGCCGAGGCCGACGTCATCATGATCCTCGTCCCGGACCCGATCCAGGCCCAGGTCTACGAGGAGCACATCAAGGACAACCTGAAGGACGGCGACGCGCTGTTCTTCGGCCACGGCCTCAACATCCGCTTCGGCTTCATCAAGCCCCCGGCCGGCGTGGACGTCTGCATGGTCGCCCCCAAGGGCCCGGGCCACCTGGTGCGCCGTCAGTACGAGGAGGGCCGCGGCGTTCCCTGTATCGCCGCCGTCGAGCAGGACGCCTCGGGCAACGCCTTCGCGCTGGCCCTGTCGTACGCGAAGGGCATCGGCGGCACCCGCGCCGGCGTCATCAAGACGACCTTCACCGAGGAGACCGAGACCGACCTCTTCGGCGAGCAGGCCGTGCTGTGCGGCGGCACCGCCGCGCTGGTCAAGGCGGGCTTCGAGACGCTGACCGAGGCCGGTTACCAGCCGGAGATCGCCTACTTCGAGTGCCTGCACGAGCTGAAGCTCATCGTGGACCTCATGTACGAGGGCGGCCTGGAGAAGATGCGCTGGTCGATCTCCGAGACCGCCGAGTGGGGCGACTACGTCACCGGCCCGCGGATCATCACCGACGCCACCAAGGCCGAGATGAAGAAGGTCCTCGCCGAGATCCAGGACGGCACCTTCGCCAAGAACTGGATGGACGAGTACCACGGCGGTCTGAAGAAGTACAACGAGTACAAGCAGCAGGACTCCGAGCACCTGCTGGAGACCACCGGCAAGCAGCTGCGCAAGCTGATGAGCTGGGTCGACGAGGAGGCGTAA
- a CDS encoding acetolactate synthase large subunit: MPMTEQATGAPHPQPRPRTGGQSAPEHVTGAQSLIRSLEEVGADTVFGIPGGCILPAYDPLMDSTKVRHVLVRHEQGAGHAAEGYAQATGKVGVCMATSGPGATNLVTPLADAHMDSVPMVAITGQVASSAIGTDAFQEADIVGISMPITKHNFLVTKAEDIPRVIAQAFHIASTGRPGPVLVDIAKDALQAKTTFSWPPVMDLPGYRPVTKPHAKQIREAAKLITAARRPVLYVGGGVLKARATAELKVLAELTGAPVTTTLMALGAFPDSHPLHVGMPGMHGAVTAVTALQKADLIVALGARFDDRVTGKLDSFAPHAKIVHADIDPAEIGKNRAADVPIVGDAREVIADLIQAVQKEHAEGGRGDYSAWWKDLSRWRDTYPLGYDQPEDGSLSPQQVIERIGQLAPEGTVFTAGVGQHQMWAAHFIQYDKPATWLNSGGAGTMGYAVPAAMGAKAGAPGRTVWAIDGDGCFQMTNQELATCALNNIPIKVAIINNGALGMVRQWQTLFYNQRYSNTVLHSGPEDVDPAARGTRIPDFVKLSEAMGCYAIRCEDPADLDKVIEEANSVNDRPVVVDFIVHEDAMVWPMVAAGTSNDEIMAARDVRPDFGDNEDD; this comes from the coding sequence ATGCCGATGACCGAGCAGGCCACCGGGGCCCCTCACCCGCAGCCGCGGCCCCGTACCGGAGGACAGTCCGCCCCCGAGCACGTCACGGGTGCGCAGTCCCTCATCCGCTCTCTCGAGGAGGTCGGCGCCGACACGGTATTCGGCATTCCCGGCGGCTGCATCCTCCCGGCGTACGACCCGCTGATGGACTCCACCAAGGTCCGCCACGTCCTGGTCCGGCACGAGCAGGGCGCCGGCCACGCGGCCGAGGGCTACGCCCAGGCGACCGGCAAGGTCGGCGTCTGCATGGCGACCTCGGGTCCCGGCGCCACCAACCTGGTCACCCCGCTCGCCGACGCCCACATGGACTCGGTGCCGATGGTCGCCATCACCGGGCAGGTGGCCTCCTCGGCCATCGGCACGGACGCCTTCCAGGAGGCGGACATCGTCGGCATCAGCATGCCGATCACCAAGCACAACTTCCTGGTCACCAAGGCCGAGGACATCCCCCGGGTGATCGCGCAGGCGTTCCACATCGCCTCCACCGGCCGTCCCGGCCCGGTCCTCGTCGACATCGCCAAGGACGCCCTCCAGGCGAAGACGACGTTCTCCTGGCCGCCGGTCATGGACCTGCCCGGCTACCGCCCGGTGACCAAGCCGCACGCCAAGCAGATCCGCGAGGCCGCCAAGCTGATCACCGCCGCCAGGCGGCCGGTCCTCTACGTCGGCGGCGGCGTGCTCAAGGCCCGGGCCACCGCCGAGCTGAAGGTCCTCGCCGAACTCACCGGCGCGCCCGTCACCACCACCCTGATGGCGCTCGGCGCGTTCCCCGACAGCCACCCGCTGCACGTGGGGATGCCGGGCATGCACGGTGCGGTCACCGCCGTCACCGCGCTGCAGAAGGCCGACCTGATCGTCGCCCTCGGCGCCCGCTTCGACGACCGCGTCACCGGCAAGCTGGACAGCTTCGCCCCGCACGCCAAGATCGTCCACGCCGACATCGACCCGGCCGAGATCGGCAAGAACCGCGCCGCCGACGTGCCGATCGTCGGTGACGCCCGCGAGGTCATCGCCGACCTGATCCAGGCCGTGCAGAAGGAGCACGCCGAGGGCGGCCGCGGCGACTACAGCGCCTGGTGGAAGGACCTCAGCCGCTGGCGCGACACCTACCCCCTGGGCTACGACCAGCCCGAGGACGGTTCGCTCTCCCCGCAGCAGGTCATCGAGCGCATCGGGCAGCTCGCCCCCGAGGGCACCGTCTTCACGGCGGGCGTCGGCCAGCACCAGATGTGGGCCGCGCACTTCATCCAGTACGACAAGCCCGCCACCTGGCTGAACTCCGGCGGCGCCGGGACCATGGGCTACGCCGTCCCCGCCGCCATGGGCGCCAAGGCCGGCGCACCCGGGCGGACCGTCTGGGCGATCGACGGCGACGGCTGCTTCCAGATGACCAATCAGGAGCTGGCCACCTGCGCCCTGAACAACATCCCGATCAAGGTCGCCATCATCAACAACGGCGCCCTCGGGATGGTCCGCCAGTGGCAGACCCTGTTCTACAACCAGCGCTACTCCAACACGGTCCTGCACTCCGGACCCGAGGACGTCGACCCGGCGGCGCGCGGCACCCGCATCCCCGACTTCGTGAAGCTGTCGGAGGCCATGGGCTGCTACGCCATCCGCTGCGAGGACCCCGCCGACCTCGACAAGGTCATCGAGGAGGCGAACTCCGTCAACGACCGTCCCGTCGTCGTCGACTTCATCGTCCACGAGGACGCGATGGTCTGGCCGATGGTCGCCGCCGGCACCTCCAACGACGAGATCATGGCCGCCCGGGACGTCCGCCCCGACTTCGGCGACAACGAAGACGACTGA
- a CDS encoding putative bifunctional diguanylate cyclase/phosphodiesterase, with the protein MAALGNLVWGWYEVVLRQPVPSPSYADLFFLCFAPPAIVGLLVLAKRPVTKAGWICLGLDAWLIGGSLLTLAWSLALAQAAKAGGGTSVAHGALSVAYPLLDIALVSMVLALHFRRSPVGRSAINTAIGALALTVMCDALFTSPLMQSSYRSGQLLDAGWFAGSLLLAYAPWAASRRGRTVGEEVSGGHTRVVREHVPGQRDTAHHPRSATHQPPASAAGPVAVPGATSPPSPSGGERGRYPAARPIAGSLAALTPYLAAAVCTLGILYNVLNGRSVDRVVLLTGGTVVLALVVRQGIMLLDNITLTQELAQKENHFRSLVQGSSDVIMIAAPNGILRYVSPAAAGVYGRPAEELVGGELAGLIHPEDLGCVVHEVRRFLAANPVEEPTTRIECRFRSGDGGWLNVESTVNRHHGGLIFNSRDVTERVRLQAQLQHNAEHDPLTDLPNRALFTRRVQQALSGRRASDRGAALRGTAVLFIDLDGFKAVNDTIGHQAGDELLVQAARRLHEAVRKGDTASRLGGDEFAALIVGDGARDRTAREGHILELADRLRLTLSQPYLIDGNDVRVNASIGVAFAEPGLGAGELLRNADLAMYRAKAGGKGRVELYRPQMQQDVVRKAELATRLRAALHDGEFALLHQPVVSLTDGRITSVCAQARWRSSQGVLFTPAEFLRVADEGDKTAELDRWVLQEAVEQAADRAAAGLPVAVAIRIGARRLLDRSMPLGSVEALLTRHGLPPGSLVIELSDIDPRVGLDELDRRLNALRRVGVRIALDGFGSGYAAITALRRLPVDILKLDRGLVEGVVESARLHKITSGLLRIATDLGLKSVADGVDLPEQIVALRAMGCTHGQGMAFSGPLDEYRLRRALGTGHYPMPHGPAEPAFAGGVTSGMPAVLGGGTTLRSHNETPVPPT; encoded by the coding sequence ATGGCGGCCCTGGGCAATCTGGTGTGGGGGTGGTACGAGGTCGTCCTGCGTCAGCCCGTGCCCAGCCCCAGCTACGCCGACCTGTTCTTCCTGTGCTTCGCGCCGCCCGCCATCGTGGGGCTGCTGGTGCTGGCCAAGCGGCCGGTCACGAAGGCCGGCTGGATCTGCCTGGGCCTGGACGCCTGGCTGATCGGCGGCTCGCTGCTGACGCTGGCGTGGAGTCTGGCGCTCGCCCAGGCGGCGAAGGCCGGGGGCGGTACCAGCGTGGCGCACGGCGCGCTCTCGGTGGCGTACCCGCTGCTCGACATCGCCCTCGTCAGCATGGTGCTCGCCCTGCACTTCAGGCGGTCGCCCGTGGGCAGGTCGGCCATCAACACCGCCATCGGCGCGCTCGCCCTCACGGTGATGTGCGACGCCCTGTTCACCTCGCCGCTGATGCAGAGCAGCTACCGGTCCGGCCAGTTGCTCGACGCGGGCTGGTTTGCCGGGTCCCTGCTGCTCGCGTACGCCCCCTGGGCCGCGTCCAGGCGCGGCCGGACCGTGGGCGAGGAGGTGTCCGGCGGGCACACCCGCGTGGTGCGCGAGCACGTGCCCGGCCAGCGGGACACCGCCCACCACCCCCGCTCCGCCACCCACCAGCCGCCCGCGTCCGCCGCCGGTCCCGTGGCGGTGCCCGGGGCGACGTCCCCGCCCTCGCCGTCCGGCGGTGAGCGAGGCCGCTATCCGGCCGCCCGGCCCATCGCGGGCTCGCTGGCCGCACTCACGCCGTACCTCGCCGCCGCGGTCTGCACCCTGGGCATCCTCTACAACGTGCTCAACGGGCGCAGCGTCGACCGCGTGGTGCTGCTGACCGGCGGCACCGTGGTGCTCGCGCTCGTCGTGCGCCAGGGCATCATGCTGCTCGACAACATCACCCTCACCCAGGAACTGGCCCAGAAGGAGAACCACTTCCGCTCCCTGGTGCAGGGCTCCAGCGACGTCATCATGATCGCCGCGCCCAACGGCATCCTCCGCTACGTCTCGCCGGCCGCCGCCGGGGTCTACGGACGCCCCGCGGAAGAGCTCGTCGGCGGCGAACTGGCCGGGCTCATCCACCCGGAGGACCTCGGCTGCGTGGTGCACGAGGTGCGCCGCTTCCTCGCCGCCAACCCGGTCGAGGAACCCACCACGCGTATCGAGTGCCGCTTCCGCTCCGGTGACGGCGGCTGGCTCAACGTCGAGTCCACCGTCAACCGCCACCACGGCGGCCTCATCTTCAACAGCCGGGACGTGACGGAGAGAGTGCGCCTGCAGGCGCAGCTCCAGCACAACGCCGAACACGACCCGCTGACCGACCTGCCCAACCGCGCCCTGTTCACCCGGCGCGTCCAGCAGGCCCTCTCCGGCCGCCGCGCCTCGGACCGGGGTGCCGCCCTGCGCGGTACGGCGGTGCTCTTCATCGACCTCGACGGCTTCAAGGCCGTCAACGACACCATCGGGCACCAGGCCGGGGACGAGCTGCTCGTCCAGGCGGCCCGCAGACTCCACGAGGCCGTCCGCAAGGGGGACACCGCCTCCCGGCTCGGCGGCGACGAGTTCGCGGCCCTGATCGTCGGCGACGGCGCCCGGGACCGCACCGCACGCGAGGGCCACATCCTGGAACTCGCCGACCGGCTGAGGCTGACCCTCTCGCAGCCCTACCTCATCGACGGCAACGATGTCCGTGTCAACGCCTCCATCGGTGTCGCCTTCGCCGAGCCGGGCCTCGGCGCGGGGGAACTGCTGCGCAACGCCGACCTCGCGATGTACCGCGCCAAGGCGGGCGGCAAGGGGCGCGTCGAGCTCTACCGACCGCAGATGCAGCAGGACGTCGTGCGCAAGGCCGAGCTGGCCACCCGCCTGCGGGCCGCGCTGCACGACGGCGAGTTCGCGCTGCTGCACCAACCGGTGGTCTCCCTGACGGACGGCCGGATCACATCGGTCTGCGCCCAGGCCCGCTGGCGCTCCTCGCAGGGAGTGCTGTTCACCCCCGCCGAGTTCCTGCGCGTGGCCGACGAGGGCGACAAGACGGCCGAACTGGACCGCTGGGTGCTCCAGGAGGCCGTCGAGCAGGCCGCCGACCGCGCGGCGGCCGGACTTCCGGTGGCGGTGGCCATACGCATCGGCGCCCGCAGGCTCCTGGACCGCTCCATGCCGCTCGGCTCCGTGGAGGCCCTGCTGACCCGGCACGGACTGCCTCCGGGCTCTCTTGTGATCGAGCTGTCGGACATTGATCCACGGGTCGGCCTGGACGAGCTGGACCGCAGGCTGAACGCCCTGCGACGGGTGGGGGTGCGCATCGCCCTGGACGGCTTCGGTAGCGGCTACGCGGCGATCACCGCGCTCCGGCGCCTGCCCGTGGACATCCTCAAGCTCGACCGGGGCCTGGTCGAGGGTGTCGTCGAGTCGGCGCGGCTGCACAAGATCACCAGTGGTCTGCTGCGCATCGCCACCGACCTCGGGCTGAAGTCCGTGGCCGACGGGGTGGACCTGCCCGAGCAGATCGTCGCCCTGCGCGCGATGGGCTGCACGCACGGGCAGGGCATGGCGTTCTCCGGGCCGCTGGACGAGTACCGGCTGCGCAGAGCGCTCGGCACCGGCCACTACCCGATGCCGCACGGGCCGGCCGAACCGGCCTTCGCGGGCGGGGTCACGTCGGGCATGCCGGCCGTTCTGGGTGGTGGCACGACCCTCCGCTCACATAATGAGACTCCCGTCCCACCCACTTGA
- a CDS encoding MFS transporter, translating into MTTNPARAGRREWTALTVLMLPLLLVSMDVSVLYFAIPEISADLEPSGTQQLWIFDIYGFVLAGLLMTMGALGDRIGRRRLLLVGAAAFGTASLGAAYAHSAEALIAARALLGIGGATLMPTTMALVRTMFTDPAQRAKAIGLWSGVMTAGIALGSVMSGVLVEHFWWGSVFLVNLPAMALLLVLGPLLLPESKNPSPGRFDLLSVPLSLVAVLPVIYGLKELAAEGWNVRYVVSITVGLLFAALFVQRQRTSASPMISPALFRGHGFTPALVLNTVSALGMMGSAFFTTQYLQSVLGKSSLEAALWSLLPSVLIGVAAPVAAQLVQRGVERAHVVTAGFLIAAAGYGLLALAGTDSLWVVLAACGVLAAGIVIVMSQLTDLALGSAPVEKAGSASSLLETGTEFGGALGMAALGSIGTALYRHGMPSNAPAPAQETLGGALAVAAESPGRAGDALAAAAREAFTDGMRGAAVAAALLLVAAAGVAAAGLRHIRVRQDAAVETENAGQAGHPSPSGV; encoded by the coding sequence ATGACAACGAACCCGGCTCGCGCAGGCCGCCGCGAGTGGACGGCGCTGACCGTCCTGATGCTTCCGCTCCTCCTGGTCTCGATGGACGTCTCCGTCCTCTACTTCGCGATCCCGGAGATCAGCGCGGACCTGGAACCGAGCGGCACCCAGCAGCTGTGGATCTTCGACATCTACGGCTTCGTCCTCGCCGGCCTGCTGATGACGATGGGTGCGCTGGGCGACCGCATCGGCCGGCGCAGGCTGCTCCTCGTCGGTGCGGCGGCCTTCGGCACCGCCTCGCTGGGCGCGGCCTACGCGCACAGCGCCGAGGCCCTGATCGCGGCCCGCGCGCTCCTCGGCATCGGCGGTGCGACGCTGATGCCGACCACGATGGCGCTCGTCCGCACGATGTTCACCGACCCCGCCCAGCGGGCCAAGGCGATCGGGCTGTGGTCCGGGGTGATGACGGCCGGGATCGCCCTGGGCTCGGTGATGAGCGGCGTGCTCGTCGAGCACTTCTGGTGGGGCTCCGTCTTCCTGGTCAACCTGCCCGCGATGGCGCTGCTGCTGGTCCTCGGCCCGCTGCTGCTCCCCGAGTCGAAGAACCCCTCCCCCGGCCGCTTCGACCTGCTGAGCGTCCCCCTGTCGCTGGTGGCGGTCCTGCCCGTGATCTACGGCCTGAAGGAACTGGCCGCCGAGGGCTGGAACGTCCGCTACGTCGTCTCGATCACCGTCGGCCTGCTGTTCGCCGCGCTCTTCGTGCAGCGTCAGCGCACTTCGGCCTCGCCGATGATCTCCCCGGCCCTCTTCCGCGGGCACGGCTTCACCCCGGCGCTCGTCCTCAACACCGTGTCGGCCCTCGGCATGATGGGCTCGGCGTTCTTCACCACCCAGTACCTGCAGTCGGTCCTGGGCAAGAGCTCGCTGGAAGCCGCGCTGTGGAGCCTGCTGCCGTCGGTGCTCATCGGCGTCGCCGCGCCCGTCGCCGCCCAGTTGGTCCAGCGGGGCGTCGAGCGCGCGCACGTGGTGACGGCCGGCTTCCTCATCGCGGCGGCCGGCTACGGGCTGCTGGCTCTGGCCGGCACGGACTCGCTGTGGGTGGTGCTGGCGGCGTGCGGTGTCCTGGCCGCCGGCATCGTCATCGTGATGTCCCAGCTCACCGACCTGGCCCTGGGTTCGGCCCCGGTCGAGAAGGCCGGGTCCGCGTCCTCACTGCTGGAGACGGGCACCGAGTTCGGCGGCGCCCTGGGCATGGCCGCCCTCGGTTCCATCGGCACGGCCCTCTACCGCCACGGCATGCCGTCGAACGCCCCCGCTCCGGCGCAGGAGACCCTGGGCGGCGCGCTGGCCGTGGCGGCCGAGTCGCCGGGGCGCGCGGGGGACGCCCTGGCGGCGGCGGCCCGGGAGGCGTTCACCGACGGCATGCGGGGCGCCGCGGTCGCCGCGGCGTTGCTGCTCGTCGCGGCGGCCGGGGTGGCGGCGGCCGGACTGCGGCACATCCGGGTCCGCCAGGACGCGGCCGTGGAAACGGAGAACGCCGGACAGGCTGGACATCCCAGCCCGTCCGGCGTGTGA